One Paenibacillus sp. FSL W8-0186 genomic window carries:
- a CDS encoding ABC transporter substrate-binding protein has protein sequence MLTEERYLALLNEYIARDIPAGSVMDKEVTLNELTKLFHCTERNVKLIVRKLEEEELIVWHPGRGRGNRSRIEFRVPRDEFLLQYAQRLADKGEYRTAFEVLNQYEEDLVVLDQFMKWLNGQFGYSEEENSNSAGCIDLFRLPVYRAPLTLDPANLFHSFDAHLTRQIFDRLVQYESDENSKVVPMLAHHWESNDDGTQWVFHLRKGVRFHHKRELTAHDVVFTFNRLRNRSMNEWLLFTMDRVEALNPITVKIVLKQPNWLLPRMLCSACAAILPADLVSEDEEKFWRMPIGTGAFRLTHWSSNLINLSVNTEYFLGRAYLDAVNIVILPEEIPGSSRLRWEKLIDNEARFPSKPEKDWNQIESLGKNCSLISWNRNKPGPQQSLSFRQAVNLIIDRRQLIQDVERGAPARGFLPREERLASSAFRYDRDAALQLLQESGYDGTPLDLITTLHQSEDASWFAEQCASVGINVRINYVTVSECSDEGIGAEADCILTCLAFADDEVCQLETYLQSQSFIYNHMEHNLRRWIFGIAKEILATASIEARSALFQQIEFRLQDEAQFLFLVHRKINTYVHPSIRGIGINRLGWMDFKDIWLTSPICDCDE, from the coding sequence ATGCTTACAGAAGAACGTTATTTGGCACTATTGAATGAATATATCGCGAGGGATATCCCGGCTGGCTCTGTCATGGACAAGGAAGTCACTTTAAACGAATTGACCAAGCTGTTTCATTGCACAGAGAGGAATGTCAAGCTGATCGTCCGCAAGCTCGAAGAGGAAGAGCTCATTGTATGGCACCCTGGACGAGGACGCGGCAACCGCTCGCGGATCGAGTTCCGCGTCCCGCGAGACGAGTTTCTTCTTCAGTATGCACAGCGCCTGGCCGACAAAGGCGAATACCGGACCGCGTTTGAGGTGCTGAATCAGTATGAGGAGGACCTGGTGGTTCTCGATCAGTTCATGAAGTGGCTCAATGGCCAGTTTGGCTACAGCGAAGAGGAAAATTCCAATTCAGCAGGCTGCATCGATTTGTTCCGCTTGCCGGTATACCGTGCCCCGCTGACGCTTGATCCCGCCAATCTGTTCCATAGCTTTGACGCTCATCTCACACGACAAATATTCGATCGGCTCGTGCAATACGAATCCGATGAAAATTCGAAGGTCGTACCGATGCTCGCCCATCATTGGGAGAGCAATGATGATGGAACACAGTGGGTTTTTCACCTCCGAAAAGGCGTGCGTTTCCACCATAAACGCGAGCTGACTGCTCATGACGTCGTATTTACCTTTAATCGGCTTCGGAATCGCTCAATGAACGAATGGCTGCTTTTTACAATGGACCGCGTCGAGGCGCTGAACCCGATTACGGTCAAAATCGTTCTGAAGCAGCCCAATTGGCTGCTCCCGCGTATGCTCTGCTCCGCATGCGCGGCGATTTTGCCCGCAGATTTGGTCAGCGAGGATGAAGAGAAGTTCTGGAGGATGCCTATCGGCACGGGCGCTTTTCGGCTGACCCATTGGAGTTCGAACCTCATCAACCTTTCCGTGAACACCGAGTATTTCCTAGGAAGGGCCTACCTGGATGCGGTGAACATCGTCATCCTTCCCGAAGAGATCCCCGGTTCTTCCAGGCTGAGATGGGAGAAGCTTATCGACAACGAGGCACGGTTTCCAAGCAAGCCGGAGAAGGATTGGAACCAAATCGAAAGCTTGGGGAAGAACTGCAGCCTGATAAGCTGGAACCGCAACAAACCAGGCCCGCAGCAGTCCTTGTCGTTCCGCCAGGCCGTGAATCTGATTATCGACCGAAGGCAGCTGATTCAAGATGTGGAGCGAGGAGCTCCTGCCCGAGGTTTCTTGCCCCGCGAGGAACGCCTCGCCAGCAGCGCATTCCGGTATGACCGGGACGCCGCCCTGCAGCTGCTTCAGGAATCCGGCTATGACGGAACCCCGCTTGACCTGATTACGACCCTTCATCAAAGCGAGGATGCCAGCTGGTTTGCGGAGCAATGCGCTTCAGTCGGTATAAATGTCCGTATAAATTATGTTACGGTCAGCGAGTGTAGTGACGAAGGCATTGGCGCGGAAGCCGACTGCATATTGACCTGCCTTGCCTTCGCGGATGACGAGGTATGCCAGTTGGAAACTTACCTTCAAAGCCAGAGTTTTATTTATAACCACATGGAGCACAATTTGCGCAGATGGATATTTGGGATTGCCAAGGAAATTTTGGCGACGGCCTCGATCGAGGCGCGCAGTGCTCTTTTTCAGCAAATCGAGTTCCGGCTGCAGGACGAGGCTCAATTTTTGTTTCTCGTTCACCGCAAAATCAATACCTATGTCCACCCCTCCATCCGCGGAATCGGCATTAACCGCCTGGGCTGGATGGATTTCAAGGATATCTGGCTGACCTCGCCAATATGTGATTGCGACGAATAA
- a CDS encoding electron transfer flavoprotein subunit alpha/FixB family protein, with amino-acid sequence MSKHYVVIAEVRSGQLRQVCLEAIEAARLTAEEGDRISALLLGHNLSEPASQLSRYVSGQVHVLDHPDLEHYLAETYCSAIIPVLESLEPCAIVLGHTAMGRDLAPMLAAHFQAGQISDVTAIHRNGSELLFTRPVYAGKAFEQKRFINGPHIITVRPNNIPPAAEAGSPGEIIQHAYTAPVNLRTIIKDVITKASGRVDLAEAQIVVSGGRGVKSAEGFKPLEQLAEVLGGAVGASRGACDAGYCDYALQIGQTGKVVTPQIYIACGISGAIQHLAGMSHSGIIIAINKDPEAPIFRIADYGIVGDLFEVVPLITEEFRKALA; translated from the coding sequence ATGAGCAAACATTATGTGGTCATCGCGGAGGTGCGCAGCGGGCAGCTCCGCCAGGTCTGCCTGGAGGCGATCGAAGCGGCGCGGCTCACCGCCGAAGAAGGCGATAGGATCTCCGCCTTGCTTCTTGGGCATAATTTGTCCGAGCCAGCCAGCCAGCTGTCCCGTTACGTATCCGGGCAAGTGCATGTCTTGGATCATCCTGATTTGGAGCATTATTTAGCCGAAACATACTGCTCCGCCATCATTCCCGTGCTGGAGTCCTTGGAGCCCTGCGCCATTGTCCTTGGCCATACTGCGATGGGACGGGATCTCGCCCCCATGCTGGCCGCCCATTTTCAGGCCGGGCAAATCTCCGATGTGACAGCCATACACAGAAACGGCTCCGAGCTTCTTTTTACACGGCCTGTTTATGCGGGTAAAGCCTTCGAGCAGAAGCGATTCATCAACGGTCCGCATATTATCACTGTACGGCCCAACAACATCCCTCCCGCCGCGGAAGCAGGCTCCCCTGGGGAAATTATTCAGCATGCATACACAGCTCCCGTCAATCTTAGAACTATAATTAAAGATGTCATTACCAAAGCGTCGGGGCGCGTCGATTTGGCCGAAGCGCAAATCGTCGTCTCCGGCGGCCGCGGCGTGAAGAGCGCGGAAGGCTTTAAGCCGCTCGAACAGCTTGCCGAGGTGCTGGGCGGAGCAGTCGGCGCTTCCCGCGGAGCATGTGATGCCGGATACTGCGATTACGCGCTGCAAATCGGCCAAACCGGCAAAGTAGTCACGCCGCAAATTTACATCGCGTGCGGAATAAGCGGTGCCATCCAGCATTTAGCGGGCATGAGCCACTCCGGGATCATTATCGCCATCAATAAAGACCCGGAAGCCCCGATCTTCAGAATAGCGGATTACGGGATCGTCGGTGACTTATTCGAGGTAGTTCCCCTTATAACGGAAGAATTCCGCAAGGCGCTCGCTTGA
- a CDS encoding DUF4062 domain-containing protein: MARTKVFISSVNEDGLKPLRRAAFRELVSLGHDPLMWEENLGPWPAHIDSIKKCLEAVEACDIYLLFLGSKSGTYNAASGITVTHMEFIKAHEQGKLILVFADTEIKSVFFTIIKPLIDQFIDQYINDEERFPSPLHIMDFLSAYHTIPSNVEPYVWYFLYDMTLRKIYIDDLSLGVPIDWKAYFSDLLRRGSLLLPLEQSIEQTSFRLEQFDEAVDLLYQLIPQLEITGLQQSEEFLEVIKSRMAGGRIEHSYGSYVAETVGFYGECCAATLYRQEDDCLRLVAKVGSAAGAACYKLDDHSSYNVLTYHMGDQEEQVFFKASKNMFYYCMRTGNLVLTLHFPADPDWDYKKFIHYKEAANDAIISKNPLMIELIKLILGGMQS, encoded by the coding sequence GTGGCGAGAACTAAAGTGTTCATTAGCTCCGTAAATGAAGATGGCCTGAAACCGCTTCGCCGAGCTGCTTTCCGCGAGCTGGTATCCCTCGGTCATGATCCTTTGATGTGGGAGGAAAATCTGGGGCCTTGGCCAGCCCATATCGATTCAATCAAGAAATGCCTTGAAGCGGTTGAGGCATGCGATATTTATTTGCTGTTCCTGGGGAGCAAATCGGGAACTTACAATGCTGCGTCCGGAATCACGGTAACGCATATGGAATTTATCAAGGCGCATGAGCAGGGCAAGCTTATTCTCGTATTTGCGGATACGGAGATCAAATCCGTTTTTTTCACCATAATCAAACCGCTGATCGATCAGTTCATCGACCAATACATTAATGACGAGGAACGTTTCCCTTCCCCATTACATATTATGGATTTCCTTAGCGCATATCATACCATCCCTTCCAACGTTGAGCCTTATGTATGGTATTTTCTATACGACATGACCCTCCGCAAAATATACATCGACGATTTGTCACTGGGCGTACCGATCGACTGGAAGGCTTATTTCAGCGATTTGCTCCGCCGCGGTTCGCTGCTCCTGCCCCTCGAACAATCCATAGAGCAGACTAGCTTCAGGCTTGAGCAATTCGACGAAGCGGTCGATTTGCTGTACCAGCTTATCCCGCAGCTCGAAATTACGGGCCTGCAGCAAAGCGAGGAATTTCTGGAGGTCATCAAGTCACGGATGGCCGGCGGCCGCATCGAGCACAGCTACGGTTCCTATGTTGCAGAGACCGTTGGGTTTTACGGAGAATGCTGCGCGGCTACCTTATATCGGCAGGAGGATGATTGTCTCCGGTTAGTTGCCAAGGTAGGCAGCGCGGCAGGGGCAGCTTGCTACAAGCTCGACGATCATAGCTCCTATAACGTGCTTACGTATCATATGGGAGACCAAGAGGAACAGGTATTTTTCAAAGCGTCGAAGAACATGTTTTATTATTGCATGCGAACGGGTAACTTAGTACTGACCCTTCATTTTCCGGCCGACCCGGATTGGGATTATAAGAAATTCATCCACTACAAAGAAGCCGCAAACGATGCTATAATTAGTAAAAATCCTTTGATGATCGAGTTGATCAAGCTGATTCTAGGAGGGATGCAGTCGTGA
- a CDS encoding nitroreductase family protein, which produces MSQFLDEIKVRRSVYAISKEEVISDQRVEEIVAEAVLHTPSSFNSQSARVVVLFGEQHDKLWDITKETLRAIVPADSFGPTEEKMAAFRSGRGTVLFFEDQEVIQGLQEQFALYKDNFPVWSEQSSGMLQFVIWTALANEGVGASLQHYNPLIDEKVQQEWNIPASWKLIAQMPFGKPVAEPGEKPFNPIESRLKVFK; this is translated from the coding sequence ATGAGTCAATTTTTGGACGAAATCAAAGTAAGACGCAGTGTGTACGCTATTAGCAAGGAAGAGGTTATTTCGGATCAACGTGTAGAAGAAATCGTTGCCGAGGCCGTACTACACACGCCGTCATCCTTCAACTCGCAAAGCGCGCGCGTAGTCGTTCTGTTCGGTGAGCAGCACGACAAGCTGTGGGATATTACGAAAGAAACGCTGAGAGCAATCGTACCGGCAGACAGCTTCGGACCGACCGAAGAGAAGATGGCTGCATTCCGCAGCGGGCGCGGCACGGTACTCTTCTTTGAGGATCAAGAAGTCATTCAAGGGCTTCAAGAGCAATTCGCGCTGTACAAAGACAATTTCCCCGTGTGGTCTGAACAATCTTCGGGCATGCTGCAATTCGTAATATGGACAGCCCTGGCTAACGAAGGCGTTGGCGCTTCGCTGCAGCACTATAATCCGCTGATCGACGAGAAGGTTCAGCAGGAATGGAACATTCCGGCTTCCTGGAAGCTGATCGCGCAAATGCCGTTTGGCAAACCAGTAGCCGAGCCGGGAGAGAAGCCATTCAATCCGATTGAAAGCCGTTTGAAAGTATTTAAGTAA